One window of Nocardia nova SH22a genomic DNA carries:
- a CDS encoding RluA family pseudouridine synthase — MRRRQQPPLPKRHGLDPARLRLPEDGTWATIRDHLVERLPRVPAARIDELLAEGGIVDLDGPIAPDAPYVPGGAVWFHRDLPDETPVPFEVIVVHRDESLLVVDKPHFLSTIPRGQHILETALVRLRRDLDLPDLIPAHRLDRATAGLILFVVDPARRGAYQTLFHKRRVHKQYEAIAPYDPALDLPRTVRSRIIKERTVLRAFEVEGEPNAETLVELLEHRDGLGRYRLSPHTGRTHQLRVHMNGLGVPILGDDFYPELTDRPVDDFTRPLQLLAATLAFTDPITGDERRFETTRTLQAWTDYEGWARTGESPADP, encoded by the coding sequence GTGCGACGCCGCCAACAGCCGCCGCTGCCCAAGCGCCACGGCCTCGATCCGGCGCGGCTGCGGTTACCCGAGGACGGAACCTGGGCCACCATCCGCGACCATCTGGTCGAGCGGCTGCCCCGGGTTCCCGCCGCGCGCATCGATGAACTGCTCGCCGAGGGCGGCATCGTGGATCTGGACGGTCCGATCGCACCGGACGCGCCCTATGTGCCCGGCGGCGCGGTGTGGTTCCATCGCGATCTGCCGGACGAGACGCCGGTGCCGTTCGAGGTCATCGTCGTCCATCGCGACGAGAGTCTGCTCGTCGTGGACAAACCCCATTTCCTGTCGACCATTCCGCGCGGTCAGCACATTCTGGAGACCGCGCTCGTGCGGTTGCGCCGCGATCTGGATCTGCCCGATCTGATCCCCGCGCATCGCCTCGACCGGGCGACCGCCGGACTCATCCTGTTCGTCGTCGATCCCGCCCGGCGCGGCGCGTACCAGACGTTGTTCCACAAGCGCCGCGTCCACAAGCAGTACGAGGCCATCGCACCGTACGATCCCGCACTCGATCTGCCCCGCACCGTGCGCAGCCGGATCATCAAGGAGCGCACCGTCCTTCGCGCCTTCGAGGTCGAGGGCGAGCCCAATGCGGAAACACTGGTGGAGTTGCTCGAACACCGCGACGGCCTGGGCCGCTACCGGCTGAGCCCGCACACCGGCCGCACCCATCAACTGCGCGTCCACATGAACGGGCTGGGCGTCCCCATCCTCGGCGACGATTTCTACCCCGAACTCACCGACCGCCCCGTCGACGACTTCACCCGGCCTCTCCAACTGCTGGCGGCCACCCTCGCCTTCACCGATCCGATCACCGGGGACGAGCGCCGGTTCGAGACGACACGGACGTTGCAGGCATGGACCGATTACGAGGGCTGGGCCCGAACGGGCGAATCGCCCGCCGATCCCTGA
- a CDS encoding CPBP family intramembrane glutamic endopeptidase, translating to MSRNDNGAALSGVVPAGPARNDAVQTAAPAVSGRRLHAYIDVAVVVVVLAGTNLIAHFTSQWANIATVPAAALVLVALMRRRGLGWAELGLSPRHWRRGTLYALGAVAIVVGAVAIGALLPITRPFFLANRYATVSGALIASMIVIPLQTVIPEELAFRGVLHGALDRATGARGVFIVGSLLFGCWHIASSLGLTSGNRGLSTLLGGGVGGQIAGITLAVLATAAAGVIFTWLRRRSGSLLAPIALHWSLNGAGALAAAIVWHTAVH from the coding sequence ATGTCTCGAAACGATAACGGGGCTGCGCTGTCCGGTGTTGTCCCGGCCGGGCCTGCTCGTAACGACGCTGTTCAGACCGCCGCCCCGGCCGTATCCGGGCGTCGGCTGCACGCCTATATCGACGTCGCCGTCGTCGTGGTGGTGCTCGCCGGAACGAATCTGATCGCGCACTTCACCTCGCAATGGGCCAATATCGCGACCGTTCCGGCGGCCGCGCTGGTCCTCGTGGCGCTGATGCGGCGGCGCGGACTGGGGTGGGCCGAGCTGGGGCTGTCGCCCCGGCACTGGCGGCGCGGCACCTTGTACGCGCTCGGCGCGGTCGCCATCGTCGTCGGGGCGGTGGCGATCGGCGCGCTGTTGCCGATCACGCGGCCGTTCTTCCTCGCCAACCGGTACGCCACCGTGTCGGGCGCGCTGATCGCGTCGATGATCGTCATTCCACTGCAGACGGTCATCCCGGAGGAACTCGCGTTCCGTGGCGTCCTGCACGGCGCGCTCGACCGGGCCACCGGCGCGCGCGGGGTCTTCATCGTGGGATCGCTGTTGTTCGGCTGCTGGCACATCGCCTCCTCGCTCGGACTCACCAGCGGTAATCGCGGACTGAGCACGCTGCTGGGCGGGGGCGTCGGAGGACAGATCGCCGGGATCACGCTCGCGGTACTGGCGACCGCGGCGGCCGGTGTCATCTTCACCTGGTTGCGTCGCCGCAGCGGCAGTCTGCTCGCGCCGATCGCACTGCACTGGTCGCTCAACGGCGCCGGTGCGCTCGCCGCCGCGATCGTCTGGCACACCGCCGTGCATTGA
- a CDS encoding ABC transporter substrate-binding protein, with translation MNRDRASAPRTGRVRIALRRAGLVVMAFGLVTTAVACGSSDDDANSGGSVTIDHSLGKTEIQGTPKRVVAIGNQWVETAVALGVKPVGYLIPGAGPNASAPWLPAAQLEGSKALTAGGDTVEQVAALEPDLILAPNYLMDKAMYEKFSKLAPTVANVSGSQIDPWQDEVTALGKALHKDDEAKKVISDVDGKIDAVAAKYPKLKGKTFLTCLLSTPTQLMVLADPKDGSAQTFIRLGLTMPEKLVAEAPAGGRLALSPERLGDLSSDLLVCGAVPGMQEKFTALPGYSDLPSVRQGGLAFVDMTTINGINVPTALSVPYVLDKLEPTLANVAK, from the coding sequence ATGAATCGAGATCGAGCTTCCGCGCCGCGGACCGGGCGGGTACGTATCGCGCTGCGGCGGGCGGGTCTGGTCGTGATGGCCTTCGGTCTGGTCACCACCGCGGTCGCCTGTGGTTCGAGCGACGACGACGCGAATTCCGGCGGCTCGGTCACCATCGACCACAGCCTGGGCAAGACCGAGATCCAGGGCACTCCGAAGCGGGTGGTCGCGATCGGCAACCAGTGGGTGGAAACCGCTGTCGCGCTGGGCGTCAAACCGGTCGGATATCTGATTCCGGGCGCCGGGCCCAATGCCTCGGCGCCGTGGCTGCCGGCCGCGCAGCTCGAGGGTTCCAAGGCGCTCACCGCCGGTGGCGACACCGTCGAGCAGGTCGCCGCGCTGGAGCCGGATCTCATCCTGGCCCCCAACTACCTCATGGACAAGGCCATGTACGAGAAGTTCTCGAAGCTGGCCCCCACCGTCGCCAATGTCAGTGGCTCCCAGATCGATCCGTGGCAGGACGAGGTGACCGCGCTCGGCAAGGCGCTGCACAAGGACGACGAGGCGAAGAAGGTCATCTCGGATGTGGACGGCAAGATCGACGCGGTCGCCGCGAAGTATCCCAAGCTGAAGGGCAAGACCTTCCTCACCTGCCTGCTGTCCACGCCGACCCAGCTGATGGTGCTGGCCGACCCCAAGGACGGTTCCGCGCAGACCTTCATCCGGCTGGGCCTGACCATGCCGGAGAAGCTGGTCGCCGAGGCGCCCGCGGGCGGACGCCTGGCGCTGTCGCCGGAACGGCTCGGTGATCTGAGTTCGGATCTGCTGGTGTGCGGTGCCGTGCCCGGTATGCAGGAGAAGTTCACCGCGCTGCCCGGATATTCGGATCTGCCGTCGGTGCGTCAGGGCGGTCTCGCCTTCGTCGATATGACCACGATCAACGGCATCAACGTGCCCACCGCGCTGTCGGTGCCGTACGTGCTCGACAAGCTCGAGCCGACGCTGGCCAACGTCGCCAAGTAA
- a CDS encoding condensation domain-containing protein: MSDSVFNPAGPGSAARSGGRGVPLSPAQQAALLPERLRGTPAANLFVALEITGAADAEALDRAAVAALTRHEILRTVYPGDRRIPYQQVTDAPGSVLDVVEFAADEELAAALLADAGHRFDLAADLPVRLRLYRGPQRAVLSVTLHPIAADDRTVDLLVAEVLGAETGSGAGESVQQYRSHALAQVKTLAGKADDGDLAYWLERLDGLPERASVVVPEATGADVDPSARRVVRLPEAAVTALTAGADLEAAATAVLASVLAEAGLGEDLPVGIVDAGRADEGVALGSYANYLILRVNTATGTPRELIAAVSELAVAARAHAGTRIEQLTHQLRGAAAVAEGVPFQALVQVRSGEIHADLGVRELARRTARPHGADIVADIAADADGATVTLDFPVALAGHAEIDAIAAAFEQRFTNWAAALDDSIAAGSVPSVFERLDAAFAGMTGLGGEPETDAERLLAECIREVLDLDEDDPVGRADTFFSLGGDSIAALRLVTLLGERGYTLDVQQVFEFPAVREMAAQLVAAEPGDEQAAEPAAVAPMSASGLDAAALQALAGKFAAR, translated from the coding sequence ATGTCCGATTCTGTCTTCAACCCCGCGGGTCCCGGTTCGGCCGCACGCTCGGGCGGGCGCGGTGTGCCCTTGTCTCCGGCGCAGCAGGCCGCCCTGCTGCCCGAACGACTGCGCGGCACGCCTGCGGCGAATCTGTTCGTGGCGCTGGAGATCACCGGTGCGGCCGATGCCGAGGCGCTGGATCGCGCGGCGGTGGCGGCGCTGACCCGGCACGAGATCCTGCGCACGGTGTATCCGGGTGATCGCCGTATTCCGTATCAGCAGGTCACCGACGCGCCCGGATCGGTTCTCGACGTGGTCGAGTTCGCGGCGGACGAGGAGCTGGCCGCGGCGCTGCTCGCCGATGCCGGGCATCGGTTCGATCTCGCCGCCGATCTGCCGGTCCGGCTGCGGCTGTATCGCGGACCGCAGCGCGCCGTGCTGTCGGTGACGCTGCATCCGATCGCCGCCGACGACCGCACGGTCGATCTGCTCGTCGCCGAAGTGCTCGGCGCCGAAACCGGTTCCGGCGCTGGGGAATCCGTACAGCAGTACCGTTCCCACGCGCTGGCGCAGGTCAAGACGCTGGCCGGGAAGGCCGACGACGGTGATCTGGCCTACTGGCTGGAACGCCTGGACGGGCTGCCTGAGCGCGCGAGCGTCGTGGTGCCCGAGGCCACCGGAGCCGACGTCGACCCCTCGGCGCGGCGTGTGGTCCGGTTGCCCGAGGCGGCAGTCACCGCGCTGACCGCCGGGGCCGATCTCGAGGCCGCCGCCACTGCGGTGCTGGCCTCCGTTCTGGCCGAAGCCGGTCTGGGCGAAGATCTCCCGGTGGGCATCGTCGACGCGGGTCGCGCCGACGAAGGGGTCGCGCTGGGCTCCTATGCGAATTACCTGATCCTGCGGGTGAATACGGCCACTGGTACTCCGCGCGAGCTGATCGCCGCGGTGTCCGAACTCGCCGTCGCCGCACGCGCCCATGCTGGAACCCGGATCGAGCAGCTGACCCATCAGCTGCGCGGTGCCGCCGCGGTGGCCGAGGGGGTGCCGTTCCAGGCGCTGGTGCAGGTGCGCAGCGGTGAGATCCACGCCGATCTCGGGGTGCGCGAGCTGGCACGGCGTACCGCACGGCCGCACGGTGCGGACATCGTCGCCGATATCGCGGCCGACGCCGACGGTGCGACGGTGACTCTCGATTTCCCCGTCGCACTGGCCGGTCATGCCGAAATCGACGCGATCGCTGCGGCTTTCGAGCAGCGATTCACGAATTGGGCAGCAGCACTGGATGATTCGATCGCGGCGGGGTCCGTGCCCTCCGTGTTCGAACGGCTCGATGCCGCCTTCGCCGGAATGACCGGACTCGGTGGCGAACCCGAGACCGACGCCGAGCGGCTGCTCGCCGAGTGCATCCGCGAGGTGCTCGATCTCGACGAGGACGATCCGGTGGGCCGGGCGGACACCTTCTTCTCACTGGGCGGTGACAGTATCGCCGCGCTGCGGCTGGTCACCCTGCTCGGTGAGCGCGGGTACACCCTCGATGTGCAGCAGGTGTTCGAGTTCCCCGCCGTGCGTGAGATGGCGGCCCAGTTGGTCGCGGCCGAACCCGGTGACGAGCAGGCCGCCGAGCCCGCTGCCGTCGCCCCCATGAGCGCCTCCGGTCTGGACGCGGCGGCACTGCAGGCATTGGCCGGGAAGTTCGCCGCACGGTGA
- a CDS encoding SidA/IucD/PvdA family monooxygenase, which yields MKTLLVVGAGPKAMAVAAKARVLRDLGLPAPRVVVVESHAVGGNWLPSGGWTDGQHRLGTSPEKDVGFPYHSTWARGHNRDIDREMVAYSWNSFLVENGTYAEWVDRGRPSPHHHVWANYLQWVARKSGVEIVLGAVRRVRAAADGWLVTVADAHGEETEIDTDGLMITGPGNSRRALAQHPKVLSIADFWDLAGKRRLPVSSRAAVIGGGETAGSAVDELVRHDVLTVSVISPGATIYTRGESYFENSLFSDPAKWRALSLQERRDVIRRTDRGVFSVRVQENVLADNRVHHLQGRVVRVAERGDGVSLTLRNERRPDQVHAFDLVVDATGGQPLWFLDLFDSDAADLVELAVGGPVTQGRLEAAMGHDLAVAGLDAKLYLPNLSGMAQGPGFPNLSCLGELSDRILGGVPAHAVMPAARAAGVAGPR from the coding sequence GTGAAGACGCTTCTCGTGGTCGGAGCCGGGCCGAAGGCGATGGCAGTGGCGGCGAAGGCCCGGGTCCTGCGTGACCTGGGATTACCCGCGCCGCGCGTGGTGGTGGTGGAATCGCATGCGGTGGGTGGCAATTGGCTGCCCTCCGGCGGCTGGACCGACGGCCAGCACCGGCTGGGCACCAGTCCGGAGAAGGATGTCGGCTTCCCGTATCACTCGACGTGGGCGCGCGGCCACAATCGCGATATCGATCGGGAGATGGTCGCCTACAGCTGGAATTCGTTCCTGGTCGAGAACGGCACCTATGCCGAATGGGTGGACCGCGGCCGACCGAGTCCGCATCACCACGTCTGGGCGAACTATCTGCAGTGGGTGGCACGCAAGTCCGGTGTGGAGATCGTCCTCGGCGCCGTGCGCCGGGTGCGGGCGGCCGCGGACGGCTGGCTGGTCACCGTGGCCGATGCCCACGGCGAGGAAACCGAGATCGACACCGACGGCCTGATGATCACCGGGCCGGGCAACAGCCGCCGGGCGCTGGCGCAGCATCCGAAAGTGCTGAGTATCGCCGATTTCTGGGACCTCGCGGGTAAGCGCCGCCTGCCGGTGTCCTCGCGCGCGGCCGTCATCGGCGGCGGTGAGACCGCGGGCTCCGCGGTCGACGAACTGGTACGCCACGATGTGCTCACCGTGTCGGTGATCTCGCCGGGCGCGACCATCTACACCCGCGGTGAGAGCTATTTCGAGAACTCGCTGTTCAGCGATCCGGCGAAGTGGCGGGCGCTGAGCCTGCAGGAGCGCCGCGATGTCATCCGCCGCACCGATCGCGGTGTCTTCTCGGTGCGGGTGCAGGAGAATGTGCTGGCGGACAACCGGGTTCATCATCTGCAGGGCCGGGTGGTGCGGGTGGCCGAGCGTGGTGACGGTGTCTCGCTCACGCTGCGCAACGAGCGCCGTCCCGATCAGGTGCACGCTTTCGATCTGGTGGTGGACGCCACCGGCGGGCAGCCGCTGTGGTTCCTGGATCTGTTCGATTCCGATGCCGCGGATCTGGTGGAACTGGCCGTCGGCGGTCCCGTGACGCAGGGTCGGCTGGAGGCCGCGATGGGCCACGATCTGGCGGTCGCCGGTCTGGACGCGAAGTTGTATCTGCCCAATCTCTCGGGGATGGCGCAGGGGCCCGGATTCCCGAATCTCAGTTGCCTGGGCGAACTTTCGGACCGGATTCTCGGGGGCGTCCCGGCGCACGCGGTGATGCCCGCGGCACGCGCTGCCGGTGTGGCCGGACCGCGCTGA
- a CDS encoding non-ribosomal peptide synthetase, producing the protein MISLSAAQRRIWFLQTRDPEDTTLNSCAVFRLRGAFDIGRLRAAVADVVARHEILRSTYCCDGDDEPRRVVRPTAAPAWQEADLRDLATAGRDRRAEVLIRREAGRPFDLTVETPLRCTVIRTGETEYILALVVHAIGWDEQSWEPFCAEVGARYDGRELSPVPVVAAEAESDAGLDHWRDVLTPLPQPVDLPGRIPPAVTATLRTASTRVALPDDLAEQVETFARAAGTTTFAVLLAAYDVLVHRYTAATDFLVCVPASTRPDAPGSGIGYFGNTLLLRSTLDPAAGFDDHVRVVGERVADALQHRRVGIDRVVAELNPERTGGRDGLELLARMEFAVRRSASFGFEGIDAEPMELGNPTTRMPLSLTVVTDPGAARVEIAYQADEFDVRIIERFLAHYLRVLDAAVREPHRRIAELDIFGSRDRDAILELSRGELVDVAPATLVELFERRVAADPDTIAVAAPDADLELSYGELNRRANRLAHNLIRQGIGTEDVVALHMGTSVEFVIGVLAVLKSGAAYLPIDPAYPPDRAEFLLADARPAAVFGIADLRAAESDASDLPDHDPVDAERVRPLRPGHLAYVIYTSGSTGAPKGVPVSHAAIAEHLDGFCAQWDMTAADRLLQSSSVGFDASLLDVFVTLTLGACLVVPKPDAFDDIPYVAEVISRCGVTVLHMVPSLLSTLLMLPEIHHWRALRHVPVGGEALYGEVADRFAGHFDAELRNHYGPTEAVVSSTHFTVEGPQGTRIVPIGYPNRNVHLYLLDERLQLVPTGAAGEIYLGGSQLARGYLHRAGASAERFVADPFTPGGRLYRTGDLARRNGDGELEFLGRADEQVQVRGYRIELAEVQAAVAAHPDVGQCVVAAVSDPAIGSVLAAYVVPAPGVDVVDFDAVRAHAAAVLPRFMIPAAFASIDEIPLTEHGKLDRLALPQPELAGAELFREPGTAVEIRIAEMFGQMFGRERIGADDSFFELGGHSLLAVRLLAWVRTEFGVRIGVRELFGNPTVSGLATRVEVRTAHEAPVEVY; encoded by the coding sequence GTGATATCCCTGTCCGCGGCCCAGCGCCGCATCTGGTTCCTGCAGACTCGGGACCCGGAGGACACCACGCTCAACAGTTGCGCGGTCTTCCGGCTCCGGGGCGCGTTCGATATCGGACGCCTGCGCGCGGCGGTCGCCGATGTCGTCGCGCGGCACGAGATTCTGCGCAGCACCTACTGCTGCGACGGGGACGACGAGCCGCGTCGGGTGGTCCGGCCGACCGCCGCTCCCGCATGGCAGGAGGCCGATCTGCGGGATCTCGCGACCGCCGGACGTGATCGGCGGGCGGAGGTGCTGATCCGCCGTGAGGCCGGGCGCCCCTTCGATCTCACCGTCGAAACGCCGTTGCGCTGCACGGTGATTCGCACGGGGGAGACCGAGTACATCCTCGCCCTGGTGGTGCACGCCATCGGGTGGGACGAGCAATCGTGGGAACCGTTCTGCGCCGAGGTCGGCGCGCGGTACGACGGGCGGGAGCTGTCACCCGTTCCGGTCGTGGCCGCCGAGGCCGAATCCGATGCGGGCCTGGACCATTGGCGCGATGTCCTGACCCCGCTGCCGCAGCCCGTCGACCTGCCGGGCCGGATTCCCCCCGCCGTCACGGCGACCCTGCGGACCGCGTCCACCCGCGTCGCGCTACCGGACGATCTCGCCGAACAGGTGGAGACCTTCGCCCGCGCGGCCGGAACCACCACGTTCGCGGTGCTGCTCGCCGCCTACGACGTCCTTGTTCATCGCTACACGGCCGCAACCGATTTCCTGGTCTGCGTGCCCGCTTCGACACGTCCGGACGCGCCGGGCTCGGGGATCGGATATTTCGGCAATACCCTGTTGCTGCGTTCCACCCTCGACCCCGCCGCCGGATTCGATGATCACGTGCGGGTCGTGGGCGAACGTGTCGCCGATGCACTCCAGCACCGTCGCGTCGGTATCGATCGTGTTGTCGCCGAACTCAATCCCGAACGAACGGGCGGCCGGGACGGGCTGGAACTGCTGGCCCGGATGGAATTCGCCGTCCGCCGCAGCGCGTCCTTCGGCTTCGAAGGTATCGACGCCGAGCCGATGGAACTGGGCAATCCGACCACACGGATGCCGCTGTCGCTGACCGTGGTGACCGATCCCGGCGCGGCCCGCGTCGAGATCGCCTATCAGGCCGATGAATTCGACGTCCGGATCATCGAGCGCTTCTTGGCGCACTACCTGCGAGTGCTCGACGCCGCCGTGCGGGAGCCGCATCGGCGCATCGCCGAACTCGACATCTTCGGCAGCCGGGATCGGGACGCGATTCTGGAACTCTCGCGCGGTGAACTCGTCGACGTGGCCCCGGCCACGCTGGTCGAGTTGTTCGAGCGGCGAGTGGCCGCCGACCCCGACACGATCGCGGTGGCCGCCCCCGACGCCGACCTCGAGCTGAGCTACGGCGAACTCAACCGGCGCGCGAATCGCCTGGCGCACAATCTCATCCGGCAGGGGATCGGCACCGAGGATGTCGTGGCCCTGCACATGGGCACCTCGGTGGAATTCGTGATCGGCGTCCTGGCCGTCCTGAAATCCGGCGCCGCCTATCTGCCGATCGATCCGGCCTATCCGCCCGATCGCGCCGAGTTCCTGCTCGCCGACGCGCGACCGGCGGCGGTCTTCGGAATCGCAGACCTGCGGGCCGCCGAATCCGACGCCTCCGACCTGCCCGACCACGATCCGGTCGATGCCGAGCGGGTGCGGCCGTTGCGTCCCGGCCACCTGGCCTATGTGATCTACACGTCCGGATCGACCGGAGCGCCGAAGGGTGTGCCGGTCTCCCACGCCGCTATCGCCGAACATCTCGACGGATTCTGCGCCCAGTGGGATATGACCGCGGCGGACAGGCTGCTGCAGTCCTCGTCGGTGGGATTCGACGCCTCACTGCTCGACGTCTTCGTCACCCTGACCCTGGGCGCCTGCCTGGTGGTGCCGAAACCCGATGCCTTCGACGATATTCCGTATGTCGCCGAGGTGATCTCGCGCTGCGGGGTCACGGTGTTGCACATGGTGCCCTCGCTGCTCAGCACGCTGCTGATGCTGCCGGAGATTCATCACTGGCGCGCCCTGCGCCATGTGCCGGTGGGTGGTGAGGCCCTGTACGGCGAGGTCGCCGACCGCTTCGCCGGTCACTTCGATGCCGAACTGCGCAATCACTACGGCCCGACCGAAGCGGTCGTCTCGTCCACGCATTTCACCGTGGAGGGACCGCAGGGCACCAGGATCGTGCCGATCGGCTATCCCAACCGCAACGTCCACCTGTATCTGCTCGACGAGCGGTTGCAGCTGGTGCCGACCGGTGCCGCCGGTGAAATCTATCTGGGCGGAAGCCAATTGGCGCGCGGCTACCTGCATCGCGCCGGGGCGAGCGCCGAACGATTCGTCGCCGATCCGTTCACACCGGGCGGGCGCCTGTATCGCACCGGCGATCTGGCCCGCCGCAACGGTGACGGTGAACTCGAATTCCTCGGGCGCGCCGACGAACAGGTGCAGGTGCGCGGCTACCGGATCGAACTGGCCGAGGTCCAGGCGGCCGTGGCCGCGCATCCGGATGTGGGCCAGTGTGTGGTGGCCGCGGTATCCGATCCGGCGATCGGTTCGGTGCTGGCCGCCTACGTCGTGCCCGCGCCGGGCGTCGACGTCGTGGATTTCGACGCGGTGCGCGCCCATGCCGCGGCGGTGTTGCCGCGCTTCATGATTCCCGCGGCCTTCGCGAGCATCGACGAGATTCCGCTGACCGAACACGGGAAGCTCGATCGTCTCGCGCTGCCGCAGCCGGAACTAGCGGGCGCGGAACTGTTCCGGGAGCCGGGGACCGCCGTCGAGATCAGGATCGCGGAGATGTTCGGGCAGATGTTCGGCCGCGAACGCATCGGCGCCGACGACTCGTTCTTCGAACTCGGCGGGCACTCGCTGCTCGCCGTGCGGTTGCTGGCCTGGGTCCGCACCGAGTTCGGGGTGCGGATCGGGGTGCGGGAACTGTTCGGCAATCCGACGGTGTCCGGCCTGGCGACCCGCGTGGAAGTGCGCACCGCGCACGAAGCCCCGGTCGAAGTCTATTGA
- a CDS encoding methionyl-tRNA formyltransferase has protein sequence MRIVSFGYQTWGRKTLQALIDSEHEVVLAVTHPASEHAYKGIWSDSVEDLARENGIPVHLTERADAETIDLVKQAEPDIIVVNSWYTWMPPELYLMPEHGTINLHDSLLPKFTGFSPVLWALISGEKEFGLTVHRMDEQLDTGDIIVQHSLPIGPTATGTELVLAGMELIPGAVREALSAIESGTAVWRPQEKSERTYFHKRSERDSRIDWHQDAVDLERFVRALSEPYPRAFSYYRGEKVEILASSLSQARYGGTPGRVVVQEGGGVVICGPDAHRGGNLGLLVTRVRTADGTEHDAAEFFARGGYLTDAPQ, from the coding sequence ATGCGTATCGTGTCGTTCGGCTATCAGACCTGGGGCCGCAAAACGCTGCAGGCCCTGATCGATTCGGAGCACGAGGTGGTGCTGGCAGTGACGCATCCGGCCAGTGAGCACGCCTACAAGGGCATCTGGTCGGATTCGGTCGAGGATCTCGCCCGCGAGAACGGCATCCCGGTGCATCTCACCGAGCGGGCCGATGCCGAGACCATCGACCTGGTCAAGCAGGCCGAACCCGACATCATCGTGGTGAACAGCTGGTACACCTGGATGCCGCCGGAGCTGTACCTGATGCCCGAACACGGCACGATCAACCTGCACGATTCGCTGCTGCCGAAATTCACCGGATTCTCGCCGGTGTTGTGGGCGCTGATCAGCGGTGAGAAGGAGTTCGGCCTCACCGTGCACCGGATGGACGAACAACTCGACACCGGCGACATCATCGTGCAGCATTCGCTGCCGATCGGCCCCACCGCCACCGGCACCGAACTGGTGCTGGCGGGCATGGAGCTGATTCCCGGTGCGGTGCGGGAAGCCTTGTCGGCCATCGAATCCGGCACCGCGGTGTGGCGTCCGCAGGAGAAGTCCGAGCGCACCTACTTCCACAAGCGATCCGAGCGTGACAGCCGCATCGACTGGCATCAGGACGCTGTCGACCTCGAACGATTCGTCCGCGCGCTCTCGGAGCCGTACCCGCGGGCCTTCTCCTACTACCGCGGCGAGAAGGTCGAGATCCTGGCGTCCAGCCTGTCGCAGGCTCGTTACGGCGGCACCCCGGGCCGCGTCGTGGTCCAGGAGGGCGGCGGTGTCGTGATCTGCGGGCCCGACGCGCATCGCGGCGGTAACCTCGGCCTGCTCGTCACGCGGGTGCGGACAGCGGACGGCACCGAGCACGACGCGGCCGAATTCTTCGCGCGCGGCGGATATCTCACCGACGCGCCGCAGTGA